The following are encoded together in the Malaya genurostris strain Urasoe2022 chromosome 3, Malgen_1.1, whole genome shotgun sequence genome:
- the LOC131439443 gene encoding exportin-4-like encodes MEESLLKDLETAAHIIMAPPTVVSREQRQQSEAIFMNFRRTKSPYVLCQTILEKSVVDLVLFEAADVLKKAVVAEWKCIPDHDKTSLRQYLLNYIIQRDIPVFIRDKLLQVVAIMIKRASLEDVGLERGQIIEETKKMLSSGDVKQQILSCSILLAILEEYCNIVRSDDTGLTTHEHFRAKKQFEVSDLLKVFIMTLQAMEELVKVFDASHSMHLYLFKQMLSVMETILTWGFLLPKLQIVRVLQPSLSKKIIDTSETVTKALHAPPLRLHAQWKNVVFEPKLLEIFFFIYWKVRDNEELQPKALICILQLSTLKGPIITDNKDESVTYLTNYLTHFLSMLNTIEIKEKEAYSFSLILRKLLQLLPRAEIKNLPNALCDVFMQQTLNMTLKFIELAAVEEAISPDETVYIDALGNLLEIWLYVLNDKDNYPVEVMVPFITQMFEKFIQYHLAAPDGMRGIGRESDSIDEIEEFEESDRERFKEQLIIIGYFGREILTHSLPLLSKLLENRTRNLGTQLHLLHSTKTMSASSSKLMVDLFEDIHWILLVTGHVLALEADGESAMIPGEILQLSMQQIASGVTDLTNSLKLLASPSQDIQEIHNAEVNTDPVIRLIAAGFRLCELEKSAIEVRMYQFLSPELSSTLVWFLKRWSDAYLMPVNEEFVSAIFRQAFGSGTPGSVWVINYILNKICLNAQYLRAEQSVIEETCELFLVLLKRKDRCRAIFNSEFFRSICDLKSVDLPTTVKRKLLKGFVMVASSVESEPMRAEYLGKILQPIEEKYKMLISHQNFQSVYQEENVKLKVIEILEELIGCVQGAYQNSLTIIFTNIQCICKELPAFLDLYHNYTVIVELILELVCEVVSVIGNVTSEHVIRTAVNECCFSVIRIYVKNNSNRVSLSAANTDSDPVDMILILKLLNFLTSKPLFTEDLILTGTEESNAQASEICIFGLTHIVPLITIDLIKYPDLCLQYYSTITSFIEEKSHIIANLHPDLLKQLLGSIELGLSSFTSEIECKCLEFLEIYANNVYFSQDPLAPMTQLLRPFLKLMLDMILGQKIDLNNTMDWYHAVFVVVCCFPEHFKELLNGFLNEQLDSEHIISNDVAFSITGLLNDMEYVNNRLTKSKFVERFDKFVTNFSTMYKK; translated from the exons ATGGAGGAATCGTTGCTGAAAGACTTAGAAACGGCTGCTCATATTATAATG GCCCCACCTACGGTAGTGTCCAGAGAACAGCGTCAGCAATCCGAAGCTATATTTATGAACTTTCGCCGAACAAAATCACCGTACGTCCTGTGTCAGACAATCTTGGAGAAGTCCGTTGTAGATCTTGTACTTTTTGAAGCAGCAGATGTCCTGAAAAAAGCCGTTGTCGCTGAGTGGAAGTGCATTCCAGATCATGATAAAACATCACTGCGACAATACCTGTTAAATTACATTATTCAGCGGGACATTCCAGTGTTTATCAGGGACAAACTGCTACAGGTAGTGGCGATAATGATTAAGCGAGCGAGTTTGGAAGATGTCGGTTTAGAACGGGGTCAAATAATAGAGGAAACAAAAAAGATGTTAAGTTCAGGTGATGTTAAACAGCAAATCCTGAGCTGCAGCATTTTACTTGCAATATTGGAAGAGTACTGTAACATTGTTCGGTCAGACGATACCGGGCTAACGACTCACGAACACTTCCGTGCGAAGAAACAATTCGAAGTTTCGGATTTACTGAAGGTCTTTATTATGACGTTGCAAGCGATGGAGGAACTCGTAAAAGTGTTCGATGCTAGCCATTCTATGCATTTGTATCTTTTCAAGCAGATGCTCTCCGTCATGGAAACCATACTAACATGGGGGTTCTTGTTGCCCAAGTTGCAAATTGTACGCGTACTGCAGCCGTccttatcgaaaaaaattattgacaCATCGGAAACAGTAACGAAAGCTTTGCACGCACCGCCTCTGAGGTTACATGCTCAATGGAAGAATGTGGTTTTCGAACCCAAACTActagagatatttttttttatatactgGAAGGTTCGTGATAACGAAGAGCTTCAACCGAAAGCGCTGATATGTATCCTACAATTATCGACTCTTAAAGGACCGATCATTACCGATAACAAAGATGAAAGCGTTACCTATTTGACAAATTATCTGACGCATTTTCTGTCGATGCTGAATAC tatcgaaataaaagaaaaagaggcctatagtttttcattgattctgcGTAAACTTTTACAATTACTTCCCCGGGCTGAGATCAAAAATCTTCCGAATGCGCTCTGCGATGTATTCATGCAGCAAACTCTCAATATGACTTTGAAGTTTATTGAACTAGCCGCAGTGGAAGAAGCC ATATCTCCTGACGAAACGGTATATATTGATGCACTGGGAAACTTGTTGGAAATTTGGCTGTACGTGTTGAATGACAAAGATAACTATCCAGTGGAGGTGATGGTACCGTTCATCACGCAAATGTTTGAAAAGTTTATTCAGTACCATTTGGCAGCTCCAGATGGAATGCGTGGCATCGGTCGGGAATCGGACTCAATAGATGAAATTGAAGAGTTTGAAGAATCCGACCGTGAGCGTTTCAAGGAGCAACTGATAATAATCGGTTACTTTGGTCGAGAAATTCTGACACATTCGCTTCCACTGCTTTCCAAACTTTTGGAGAATAGAACCAGAAACTTGGGAACACAGTTACATTTATTGCATTCGACGAAGACCATGAGCGCCTCCAGTTCTAAGTTAATGGTTGATTTGTTCGAAGACATACACTGGATCTTGTTGGTTACCGGGCACGTTTTGGCACTAGAAGCGGACGGTGAGTCGGCAATGATTCCAGGTGAAATACTACAGCTCAGCATGCAGCAAATTGCTAGTGGAGTGACAGACTTAACTAATAGTTTAAAATTGTTGGCTTCGCCTAGTCAAGACATCCAGGAAATTCATAATGCGGAGGTCAACACGGATCCGGTAATTCGGTTAATCGCAGCCGGCTTTCGTTTATGTGAGTTGGAAAAGAGTGCCATTGAAGTTCGCATGTATCAGTTCCTCAGTCCTGAATTGAGTTCCACTTTGGTTTGGTTCCTAAAGCGGTGGTCCGACGCATATCTGATGCCAGTTAATGAAGAATTCGTTAGTGCGATATTTCGACAAGCTTTCGGCTCCGGAACGCCAGGCTCGGTATGGGTTATAAATTATATACTaaacaaaatttgtttgaacGCACAGTATCTACGAGCGGAGCAGTCAGTGATTGAGGAAACTTGTGAACTGTTCCTTGTGTTGTTGAAACGAAAGGATCGCTGTCGGGCCATATTTAATTCGGAGTTTTTCCGATCCATCTGTGATTTAAAAAGTGTAGATCTGCCGACGACGGTCAAACGCAAATTGCTGAAGGGTTTTGTAATGGTTGCTTCCAGCGTCGAGAGCGAGCCAATGCGAGCCGAATACCTCGGAAAGATTTTACAGCCGATTGAAGAGAA GTACAAAATGTTGATATCACATCAAAATTTCCAATCCGTATATCAAGAAGAAAATGTTAAGCTGAAAGTAATTGAGATATTGGAGGAGTTGATTGGTTGTGTGCAGGGTGCTTACCAAAACTCTTTGACGATCATATTTACCAACATTCAGTGCATATGCAAAGAGTTGCCGGCCTTCTTAGATCTTTACCATAACTATACG GTGATTGTTGAGCTTATCCTGGAGCTAGTGTGTGAAGTTGTGTCCGTCATTGGTAATGTAACATCGGAACACGTTATACGAACGGCAGTAAATGAATGTTGTTTCTCGGTTATTCGAATCTACGTCAAAAACAATTCCAACCGAGTTTCACTCAGTGCCGCGAACACGGACAGTGACCCGGTAGATATGATATTGATTCTAAAGCTGCTAAATTTCCTTACATCGAAGCCACTTTTCACGGAGGATTTGATTCTCACTGGGACCGAAGAGAGTAATGCACAAGCATCGGAAATATGTATTTTCGGCCTGACTCATATTGTACCGCTTATTACAATCGATTTGATCAAATATCCGGATCTATGTCTGCAGTACTATAGCACAATTACGTCTTTCATCGAGGAAAAATCTCATATA ATTGCTAACCTGCATCCAGATTTGCTTAAACAACTGCTGGGCTCAATCGAATTGGGTCTCAGCTCATTTACATCCGAGATCGAGTGCAAGTGCTTAGAGTTCCTAGAAATCTACGCTAATAATGTGTACTTCAGTCAGGATCCATTGGCACCCATGACACAGCTACTGCGTCCATTTCTCAAATTAATGTTGGACATGATTCTAGGCCAGAAGATCGATTTGAACAATACCATGGACTGGTATCATGCAGTGTTTGTAGTAGTTTGCTGTTTCCCAGAACATTTCAAGGAATTACTGAATGGCTTCCTGAACGAACAGCTAGATTCGGAACATATAATTAGTAATGATGTGGCGTTCAGTATCACCGGCCTGCTGAACGATATGGAGTATGTCAATAATCGGTTGACCAAGTCCAAATTTGTGGAAAGGTTCGACAAGTTTGTCACGAATTTTAGTACCATGTACAAGAAGTAA